In Erigeron canadensis isolate Cc75 chromosome 1, C_canadensis_v1, whole genome shotgun sequence, a single window of DNA contains:
- the LOC122584775 gene encoding lanC-like protein GCL2, with amino-acid sequence MTDRYFDNFMLDYVHEEAAVHAKGAEEGEEGKTDGDNSLLNLLSLPYVTLSEKLKTRALDLKQTIVAETWESTGKNIEDFSLYTGTLGTAFLLFKSYQVTNNKSDLDLCSEIIKACDSASLGSRDVSFLLGRVGVCALGAVVAKHRNNVQMVDYYLTQFREIKINEDVPDEFLRGRAGYLWACLFLNKNLGDQTIPSTQTNAVVDKIVKHGRKLGANTNCPLMFEYAGERYWGAAHGLAGVMYVLMHFELSPDVLMDVKNTLKYMVNNRFPSGNYPRDEEKKTDELVYWCHGASGVCLTLVKAAQVYEDKEFLEAALDAANVVWTRGLLKKVGICHGISGNAYVFLSLYRMTGDVEFLHKAKAFACFLLDRAHKLISDGQMHGGDTPYSLFEGIGGMCYLFFDMADPTNARFPAYEI; translated from the exons ATGACAGATCGatattttgataatttcatgTTAGATTATGTTCATGAGGAAGCAGCGGTACATGCAAAAGGAGCTGAAGAAGGAGAAGAAGGGAAAACAGATGGAGATAATTCATTGTTAAATCTGCTTTCTTTACCATATGTCACTCTTTCTGAGAAACTCAAAACAAGAGCCTTGGATCTCAAACAAACT ATAGTTGCGGAAACATGGGAATCTACAGGGAAAAACATCGAAGACTTTTCACTCTATACAGGCACTCTTGGAACGGCTTTCTTGCTTTTCAAGTCCTATCAAGTTACTAACAATAAAAGCGATCTTGATCTCTGTTCTGAGATTATTAAAGCTTGTGACTCTGCTTCTTTGGGTTCCAG GGATGTCTCTTTTCTGTTGGGGCGTGTGGGAGTTTGTGCTCTTGGTGCTGTTGTGGCAAAGCACCGAAATAATGTGCAGATGGTTGATTACTATCTGACTCAGTTTAGAGAG ATCAAGATAAATGAAGATGTTCCGGATGAATTTTTACGTGGGAGAGCTGGTTACTTATGGGCATGTCTCTTTCTTAATAAGAACTTAGGTGATCAAACAATCCCGTCAACACAAACC AATGCAGTTGTGGACAAGATTGTCAAACATGGAAGAAAATTGGGTGCCAATACAAATTGCCCTTTGATGTTTGAATATGCTGGTGAGAGATACTGGGGTGCTGCCCATGGGTTGGCTGGGGTTATGTATGTTCTCATGCATTTTGAGCTTTCACCGGATGTACTCATGGATGTGAAGAACACTCTTAAGTACATGGTTAACAATCGTTTCCCTAGTGGAAACTATCCACGggatgaagaaaagaaaactgaTGAACTTGTGTATTGGTGTCATGGAGCATCCGGAGTTTGTCTTACACTAGTCAAAGCAGCCCAG GTTTATGAAGATAAAGAGTTTCTAGAAGCGGCACTTGATGCAGCCAACGTAGTGTGGACTCGTGGGTTGCTGAAAAAGGTCGGCATCTGTCATGGTATCAGTGGGAATGCATACGTTTTTCTATCGCTTTATAGAATGACGGGTGATGTGGAATTTTTACACAAGGCAAAGGCATTTGCTTGTTTTTTACTTGATAGAGCCCACAAACTCATATCTGATGGCCAAATGCATGGAGGCGACACTCCCTACTCTTTGTTTGAAGGAATCGGAGGCATGTGTTATCTCTTTTTCGACATGGCAGATCCTACTAATGCTAGGTTCCCAGCTTatgaaatatga
- the LOC122584776 gene encoding putative pentatricopeptide repeat-containing protein At1g56570 — protein sequence MSHKNLLANKITVPIRNAAINVTQNSTTPFEQAKLSTNLIRAYFDNGLIKQARQLFDEMPDRDVVAWTSMIFGYTTCKTYNSAWLVFKDMMRESFDPPNAFTFSTVFKACKGMKSLSCGGSAHGLGLKHGFVGCNNSIYVDNALLDMYATCCVTMDNACLIFREICLKNQVSWTTLIAGFTHRDDGLSALQIFREMLMEETEQSAYSFSIAIRACAGVGSHTYGKQIHASVIKHGFDLNIPVMNSILDMYCKCNCFQEAEVCFNGMYEKDDITWNTLIAGYEKPDPMKALHLFVQMEFMGCAPNCFTFSSVIAACTNLSILTCGQQIHSAIFKRGHEQNLPLANSLIDMYAKSGSIQDSKKIFSEMSFRDLVSWTSMMIGFGSHGHGHEVIKLFNQMVNSGIKPDTIVFMAVLTACSHAGLVEEGLSYFKLMTSQYKISPNQEIYACVIDLFGRGGRIKEAYDMIQNMPFKPDESVWAAFLGACKAHGKPVMGKMTAQKVLDSRPKKAGIYVLLSNMYAAEGKWDDRAKMRKLLNKFGVKKVAGRSWVEIQNQLYSFVAGDRGGYHEQLVYEVLGVLGQHMAEKNYIPQIGD from the exons ATGAGTCATAAAAATCTGCTGGCCAATAAAATTACTGTACCAATTCGTAACGCTGCTATAAATGTGACCCAAAATTCCACAACACCATTTGAGCAGGCAAAACTATCAACTAATCTCATCAGAGCTTATTTTGACAATGGCCTAATCAAGCAAGCACGCcaactgtttgatgaaatgcctgacCGAGACGTAGTCGCATGGACATCCATGATTTTTGGATACACAACATGCAAAACTTATAATTCTGCATGGTTGGTTTTCAAAGATATGATGAGGGAAAGTTTTGATCCTCCGAATGCCTTTACTTTTTCGACCGTTTTTAAGGCTTGTAAAGGGATGAAGTCGCTTTCTTGTGGTGGTTCAGCTCATGGGCTGGGTTTGAAACATGGGTTTGTTGGGTGTAATAATAGTATATATGTCGATAATGCTCTTTTGGACATGTATGCTACTTGTTGTGTTACTATGGACAATGCTTGTTTAATCTTTCGAGAGATTTGTTTGAAAAATCAAGTGTCTTGGACTACACTTATAGCCGGATTCACTCATAGGGATGACGGGCTTTCAGCCCTTCAAATATTTCGAGAAATGCTCATG GAGGAAACTGAACAAAGCGCTTACAGTTTCTCGATTGCAATCAGAGCATGTGCAGGAGTCGGATCACATACTTATGGCAAGCAAATACATGCTTCAGTAATCAAACATGGGTTTGACCTTAATATCCCAGTGATGAACTCTATATTAGACATGTATTGCAAGTGCAATTGCTTCCAGGAAGCAGAAGTGTGTTTTAATGGAATGTATGAAAAAGACGACATTACATGGAACACGTTAATAGCAGGATACGAAAAGCCCGATCCAATGAAGGCTTTACACTTGTTTGTGCAAATGGAGTTTATGGGGTGTGCTCCAAATTGCTTCACATTTTCCAGTGTTATAGCAGCCTGTACTAATTTGTCAATTTTGACCTGTGGCCAACAGATACATAGTGCGATTTTCAAGAGAGGTCATGAACAGAACTTGCCGTTAGCAAATTCTCTCATCGATATGTATGCAAAGTCTGGAAGCATTCAAGATTCTAAAAAGATATTTTCTGAAATGTCTTTTCGGGATCTGGTTTCTTGGACTTCAATGATGATTGGATTCGGAAGCCATGGGCATGGACATGAGGTTATCAAGTTATTCAATCAGATGGTGAATTCAGGTATAAAACCAGATACAATTGTATTCATGGCAGTTCTCACTGCATGCAGCCATGCTGGACTTGTTGAAGAGGGGTTAAGTTACTTTAAATTAATGACTAGCCAGTACAAAATTAGCCCAAATCAAGAAATTTATGCATGTGTTATTGATCTGTTTGGGCGCGGCGGAAGGATTAAGGAAGCATATGATATGATACAAAATATGCCATTTAAACCTGACGAATCTGTTTGGGCAGCATTCCTCGGAGCTTGTAAAGCACACGGGAAGCCCGTCATGGGGAAGATGACTGCCCAGAAAGTGTTGGATTCGAGGCCTAAGAAGGCAGGAATCTATGTGCTACTGTCAAATATGTATGCTGCAGAAGGTAAATGGGATGATCGAGCCAAAATGAGGAAGTTACTAAATAAATTTGGTGTTAAGAAAGTAGCTGGTAGGAGTTGGGTCGAGATACAGAATCAGCTCTATAGTTTTGTTGCTGGAGACAGGGGTGGTTATCATGAACAACTTGTTTATGAGGTTCTTGGAGTATTGGGTCAGCATATGGCAGAGAAAAACTACATTCCGCAAATTGGGGATTAA